In the genome of Sphingopyxis sp. YF1, the window CCGGTTCATCAAGCCTTTCGCGCATCGCGTCGCGCACAGCCATTTGTGGCGCTTCACGCGCACCTCGGTACGGCGCGGAACTGCGCTCGGGCTGTTCGTCGGCATCTTTTTCCTGATCCCCGGGGTCCAGATATTGGGCGTCGCGCTGCTCGCCTTGCCCTTTCGCGCGAACATCCCGATCGGGGCGGCGATGACCTTCCTGTCGAACCCGGTCACGACGCCGCTGATCCTCGCCGCGTCGGTGTGGCTGGGGAGCACGCTGTTCGGCCTGCACACCAATGTGTCGAACCTCTATATCCTCTACGACGAAGGCGCGTCGCTCCTCGAATGGTGGCACTGGTTCACCGCCAATGCGGGGTCGACGCTGCTCGGCGGCCTCGCGGGGCTGTTCGTCATATCGGTGGTCTCCTCGGTTGTCGGCTATATCCTTGCGTCGATCTTCTGGGACAACTGGATCCGGCTGCGCTGGCGCCGCAAACTGCACCGCGCGCGCGACCAACGACTTGAGGCATCGACGAGCGACACGGGCGCCGGTTGAAGGGCTCCACCACGGGCGGTTATAGCCCTCCCCATCGCACGACCCGCCGCATGGGCGACGGGTTCGTTCCGTTCGATTACCGGGGAATATCATGATCCGTCTGACACAACATCATCGCCTGCTGGCGACCGCGGCGCTTGGCGCCATGCTCATCGCCGCCGTTCCGGCCGTCGCCAAGGACAAGGCGGTGACAACCGAAGCTGCACCCGCCGCCGCCGTTGCCAAGCCCGAAATCGGCGATTTCGGTTTCGACATGAAGGGCATGGAGACGAGCGTTCAGCCGGGCGACGATTTCTATGCCTTCGCCAACGGCAGCTGGGCGAAGAACACGCCGATCCCGGCCGACAAGTCGAACTACGGCATGTTCACGGCGCTCGGCGACCTGTCGCAGCAGCGCACGCGCGACATCCTCGATGCCGCGAAGAGCGACAAGAAGAGCATCATTGGTCGCGCGTACAGCTCCTATCTCGATAGCGCGCGCATCGAAAAGCTCGGTCTGAAACCGATCCAGCCCTGGTTGAAGCAGGTCAAGGCGGTCGACAAGGCGGGCCTCGCGACATTGCTGGCCACCGCCGACCGCAGCGGGATTCCGCATTTCTTCGGCGGCTATGTCAATCAGGACGACAAGAACCCCGATGTCTATATCTATCAGATGGGGCAAGGCGGCATCGGCATGCCCGATCGCGATTTCTACCTGAAGGATGGCGAGCGTAATGCGACGACGCAGGCCGCCTACCTCAAGCATCTCGAAAATGTCCTGACGCTGGCGGGCGAGAGCAATGCCGCGGCGCGCGCGCAGGCGATCTATGACTTCGAAAAGGCGATCGCGACCGTCCATTGGGACAAGAACGACAGCAGCGATGCGACCAAGGCCTACAACAAGCTGACCATTGCCGAGCTGACGCAGGCGGCGCCGGGATTCGACTGGACGACCTTCATTCGCGGCATTGGCGTCAAGGAGGATGCGATCCTCGTCGCCCAGCCCAGCGCTTTCACCGGCGAAGCGAAATTGATCGCCGACGCGCCGATCGAGGTCATTCGCGACCTGCTGATCGTGCGCAGCCTCGACAGCTTCTCGAACGTCCTGCCCGACGCGATCGCCAATGAAACCTTCTCTTTCTATGAAGGGGTGCTTTCGGGGACTCCGGAGCGCGAGGAACGCTGGAAGCGTGCGGTCGATTTCACCGCCGACACATTGGGCGACGCGGTCGGCAAGGATTATGTCGCGAAATATTATCCGCCCGAAACCAAGGCGGTGATGGACGAGCTTGTTCGCAATGTCGTCGCCGCGATGGGGCGCCGGATCGACGGTCTGGCCTGGATGCAGCCCGCGACGAAGGTCAAGGCGCGCCAGAAGCTCGCCAATTTCACCACGAAGATTGGCTACCCCGACCAGTGGAAGGATTATAGCAAGCTGGTGATCCGCACCGACGATCTGTTCGGCAATGCGCTGCGCGCCAACCAGTTCGCGCACGACGACAATATCGGCCATCTGGGCGGTCCGATCCGCCGCTGGGAATGGTTCATGACGCCGATGACGATCAACGCCTATGCCAACCCCGTCATGAACGAGATCGTTTTCCCGGCCGCGATCCTGCAGCCGCCCTTTTTCGACCCGCACGCCGACCCGGCGATCAACTATGGCGGTATCGGCGCGGTGATCGGGCACGAAGTCAGCCATCATTTCGACGATCAGGGCGCGAAATATGACGAGACGGGCAAGCTCGCCGACTGGTGGACGCCCGAGGACGTCAAGGCGTTCGAGGCGGCCGGGCAGGCGCTGATCGACCAGTATGGCGCCTATGAGGTCCTGCCCGGCGAGCATCTCGACGGCAAGTTCACGCTGGGCGAGAATATCGGCGATCTTGCGGGCCTGACCATCGCCTATGACGCGTACAAGGCTTCGCTGAACGGCAAGGAGGCTCCCGTGATCGACGGTTTGACCGGCGATCAGCGCTTCTTCCTCGGCTGGGCGCAGGTGTGGCGGCGCAACTATCGCGAGCAGAATCTGTCGCAGCGCATCACGACCGATCCGCATTCGCCCTCGACCCAGCGGGCCTGGGTCGTTCGCAACCTTGACCCATGGTACAAAGCCTATCAGATCAAGGAGGGCCAGAAGCTGTATCTGGCGCCGACGAACCGCGTCCGCATCTGGTGACGCAACAAGGGGATAGGGTGAATTGACCGTGACGAGCCTGCCTTCCGCTGATCCCGACATCGGCAGGGGGGTGGGCCCCGGCGCGGCGGCCTTGCTGCCCGGCGGGCTGTCGCGCTTCGACGCCGCGCTGCTCGGCGGGCTCGCGCTGCTGTCGGTCGGGCTGCTGTTCTGGGCGACTCGCGACATGGTGGTCGCCGCCGGCTTCGTCGCGGGGCTGGCGGTCGCCGCCGGCGCCGCGATCCTGTTGCGCCGGCTGTTTCCCGCGGTGGCGGGCGGCGAGACGGCGCTGCCCGACTGGACGATGCTGCGCCTGGCAGTCGATCATGACGACGTCGCGATCGCGATCACCGATCGCGCCGGCCGGCTGGTCTGCGCGAACGATCTGTTCGCGACGTGGATGGGCGGGTTCGCCACCCCGCCCGGGCTGCCGCTCGAAGGGCGCGGCGCCGAACTGCTCAAGAACGCCGGCCGCGCCGCCTGGCGCGATGGCGAGGGGCAGGTCGAAGAACTGGCGATCGGCGCCCTCCGCCTGCGCGCGCAGGTGCTGCGCGCGGGGCACGCCGAAGATTATCTCGTCTGGCGTTTTTCGGCCTTCGAACGCCTCGACCTCGTAACCGAGATCAGCCGCCACCTCGACGGACCCGCCGGACGCACGCTGGGGCAGGCGGGGATCATGGCGGCGCTGGTCAACAGCGAAGGCCGGCTGCGCGTCGCGAACCAGGCCTTTCTGCTCCGCGCGCTCGGCGAGGGCGACCAGGCGCATTATGCCGGACGCGACGTCGCGCCGCTGCTTCGCCTTGACGATGCCGGTACGCTCTATTTCGGGCGCGAGGGCGACCGCGCCGCCCCGGTGCGATTGATCCAGATCCCGCTCGTCCCCGCCGACTCCAACGGCCCGGTGCTGCTCGCGCTGCTCGACGAGGAGATCGGCGTCACCGACCGCGGCACCGCGCAGACCTATGTCGAGACCCTGCTGTCGCTGCTGCCCTTCGGGCTGGCGATGGTCGATCGCGACGGGCGTTTCCTTTACATGAACCGCGCCTTCGTCCGCGCCGCCGGATTGTCCGAGGGGAAGATGCCGCGCTATCCGGGCGACATAGTCGTGCGCGAGGACAAGGGGCCGCTCGCCGACATGGTCCGCCGCCACAGCAGCGGGCAGCAGGTCGGCGGCGACCTGTCGATCCGGCTCGCGGCACAGGGCGACGAGCCCGTGTCGATGCGCATCGTCGGGGTGCGCGGGCTGGGCGAGGCGGCGGTGCTGCTCAGCCTCAAGGATTCGAGCGAGGAATCGCGGCTCAAGCGCCAGGTCGCGCAGGCGTCGAAGATGCAGGCGGTGGGTCAGCTCGCCGGCGGTGTCGCGCATGATTTCAACAATATATTGACCGCGGTGCTCGGCAGCTGCGACCTGATGCTGATGCGCCACACGCCGGGCGACAGCGATTATGACGATATCCAGCAGATCCGCAGCAACGCCAATCGGGCCGCGAGCCTGACGCGGCAACTGCTCGCCTTCTCGCGCCAGCAGACGCTGCGGCCGCAGATCCTGCAACTGCCCGACGTGATTTCGGAAGTGTCACACCTGCTCAAGCGGCTGATCGGCGAGACGGTGCAGCTGTCGGTGCGCCACGGGCGCGGGCTGGGGGCGGTGCGCGCCGATCCGGGGCAGCTCGAACAGGTGATCATCAACCTCGCGGTCAACGCGCGCGATGCGATGCCGGGCGGCGGCACGCTGACGATGGAAACCTATCCGGTGAGCTCCGCCGACGTCCGCGCGATGGGCAGCGAGATCATGCCGCCCGCCGACTACAGCGCCCTGAAGGTCAGCGATACCGGTGGGGGGATTCCCGCCGATGTGCTCCCCAAGATTTTCGAACCCTTTTTCACGACCAAGGACGTCGGCAAGGGCACCGGGCTCGGGCTGTCGACCGTCTATGGAATCATCAAGCAGTCGGCGGGATTCATCTTCGCCGACAGCAAGCCGGGCGAGGGGGCCAGCTTCACCATCTATCTGCCCGTCCACCGCGCCGAGAGCGGGGCGAGCGTCGCACCGCCGCCGCCGGTGAAACCGAAGAAGAGCCAGTGGGGAACGGGTACGGTGCTGCTCGTCGAGGACGAGGACATGGTGCGCGCGGTCGCCGAACGGGCGCTGGCGCGCGCGGGCTATACGGTGGTGACCGCGTCGCAGGGCGAGGAGGGGCTCGAACGTTTTGCCGCGATGGATAAGGTCGACCTGATCATCAGCGACGTGATGATGCCGACGATGGACGGGCCGACGATGGTGCGCGCGCTTCGCGCGAAGCAGCCGACGCTGCCCGTATTGTTCATGTCGGGCTATGCCGAGGAACAATTGCGCCAGTCGATCGATATTGCCGATGTGTCCTTTCTTCCCAAACCCTTCTCGGTCGCACAACTGACCGAAGCGACCTCGGCGGCGCTCGACGCCGCGGCGCAGCGAGCGGCGCATGGCTGACGCGCGCCGTATCCTGCTCGTCGAGGACGACGTGCTGATCGCGATGATGCTGGTCGACATGTTCGACGCGCTGGGCTTTCCCGAGCCCGCGCAGGCCGCGAGCGTCGCCGATGCGCTCGCGGTGCTCGATGCCGAGCCGATCGCGGCGGCGCTGATCGACATCAACCTCGGCGAGGCGAAAGGCTGGCCGGTCGCCGACGCGCTCGCCGCGCAGGACATTCCCTTCGCCTTCACATCGGGCGGCGGCGATGTGATCCCGCCGGCGCATGCGCATCGCAAGCTGGTGTCGAAGCCGTTCCGGCTGAGCGAGATCGAGACGGTGCTCAACGAATTTTTCGCCGGATAACCGGGTTTCGGGTGGTAGGGGAACAAATTTCGTTCCCCTCTTGTTCCTGTAGAACAAATGTCGTACACAGGTGCGGCGTTGCGATGCTTCTGCCTTCGCTCTAGAGCAGGAAAGGGACGGCAAATGGCCGGACAATTGTCACTCGTCGAATCGGGGAAATCAGTGAACAGCACGGACAGGCAGAAGGCGCTCGACGCCGCATTGGCGCAGATCGACCGCGCCTTCGGCAAGGGCTCGGTGATGAAGCTCGGATCGAAGGAAGCGATGCAGGTCGAGGCGATCTCGACGGGTTCGCTCGGGCTCGACATCGCGCTGGGCGTCGGCGGCCTGCCGCGCGGCCGCGTCATCGAAATCTATGGTCCCGAAAGCTCGGGCAAGACGACGCTCGCGCTGCACACGCTGGCCGAGGCGCAGAAGACTGGCGGCACCGTCGCCTTCGTCGATGCCGAACATGCGCTCGACCCGGTCTATGCGCGCAAGCTCGGGGTGAACATCGACGAACTGATCGTGTCGCAGCCCGATACGGGCGAGCAGGCGCTCGAGATCGTCGACACGCTGGTGCGTTCGAACGCGATCGACGTGCTGGTGGTCGACTCGGTCGCCGCGCTCGTTCCGCGCGCCGAAATCGAGGGTGAGATGGGCGACAGCCACGTCGGGCTCCAGGCGCGTTTGATGTCGCAGTCGCTGCGCAAGCTCACCGGTTCGATCAGCCGCTCGCGCTGCATGGTGATCTTCATCAACCAGCTGCGCATGAAGATCGGCGTGATGTACGGCAATCCCGAGACCACGACGGGCGGCAACGCGCTCAAATTCTACGCGTCGGTGCGCCTCGACATCCGCCGCACCGGGCAGATCAAGAATGGCGACGAGATCGTCGGCAACACGACGCGCGTGAAGGTCGTCAAGAACAAGGTCGCGCCGCCGTTCAAGCAGGTCGAATTCGACATCATGTACGGCCAGGGCATCTCGAAGATCGGCGAAATCCTCGACATCGGCGTCAAGGCCGGCCTCGTCGAGAAAGCCGGCGCGTGGTTCAGCTATGACTCGATCCGCATCGGACAGGGCCGCGAAAATGCCAAGAATTTCCTGACCGAAAATCCCGAACTGCGCGAACGGCTCGAAGCCGCGATCCGCGGCCGTACCGACGCGGTGGCCGAGGAGATGATGGCGGGTCCCGACGACGGCGACGATATCTGACGTGATCCGGCCGGTTCGCGCTCGCGCGACCGGCCGGGCAACGGCGGCGGGCTCCTTGCCCCTTGGGTCTGCGCCCTCTCGCGGACCAGCCCGCCTGCCGTTGATCCTTGCGCGGGGGCCTTGAGCGGCTACAAGCACGCGATGCCCGCGATCCGCCTCTTCGGCCTGCCCACCGACGTCAACAGCAGCTTCGAGCGCGGCGCTGCTGCGGGGCCGGCGGCGATCCGGACGCAGCTATGGAGCGACCGCGGCAATCGGGCGAGCGAGCTGGGCGCCGAACTCGGGACCGACATCGCTTTCGCCGACGACGGCAACCTGCCGCTGACCGAGGATGTCGCGCGCGACGATGCCGCAATCCGGCGCCATGTCGTGATGACGTACGAAAATGGCGAAGTGCCACTCGCGCTCGGCGGCGATCATGCGGTGACCTTTCCGCTCGTCACGGCGGCGGCGACCTGCTTCGGGCCGCTCAACATCCTCCATATCGACGCGCATCCCGATCTTTACGACGATTTCGGCGGCAATCCGCGCAGCCATGCGTCGCCCTTCGCGCGCATCTGCGAGGCGGGGCATGCGGCGCGGCTGGTGCAGGTCGGCATCCGGACGCTCAACGCCCATTGCCGCGAACAGGCGGCGCGTTTCGGGGTCGAGATCGTCCCGATGACGGGCTTCACGCCCGATGCGGTGCCGGTGCTGCGCGGCCCGCTCTATGTCTCGATCGACCTCGACGGCATCGATCCGTCGGCAGCGCCGGGTGTCGCACACCCCGAACCCGGCGGATTGACGGTACGCGAACTGCTCGCGGTCCTCCACAAGCAGACCGCGCCGATCGTCGGCGCCGACATCGTCGAGCATCACCCCGGCCGCGACGTCGGCGACGTCACCGCGATCCTCGGCGCCAAGCTGGTGCGCGAGCTCGCGGCGCTGATCGACCGCAACGGACCGTGGCGGGATTAAGAGGAGAGCGACATGCACCTGATCGTCCACCACCTCAACAACAGCCGCTCGCAGCGCATCCTGTGGCTGCTCGAGGAAATCGGCGC includes:
- a CDS encoding DUF2062 domain-containing protein, whose amino-acid sequence is MSDRGKKPRDKAMVMNWIRRNSPTREELLESRFIKPFAHRVAHSHLWRFTRTSVRRGTALGLFVGIFFLIPGVQILGVALLALPFRANIPIGAAMTFLSNPVTTPLILAASVWLGSTLFGLHTNVSNLYILYDEGASLLEWWHWFTANAGSTLLGGLAGLFVISVVSSVVGYILASIFWDNWIRLRWRRKLHRARDQRLEASTSDTGAG
- a CDS encoding M13 family metallopeptidase, yielding MIRLTQHHRLLATAALGAMLIAAVPAVAKDKAVTTEAAPAAAVAKPEIGDFGFDMKGMETSVQPGDDFYAFANGSWAKNTPIPADKSNYGMFTALGDLSQQRTRDILDAAKSDKKSIIGRAYSSYLDSARIEKLGLKPIQPWLKQVKAVDKAGLATLLATADRSGIPHFFGGYVNQDDKNPDVYIYQMGQGGIGMPDRDFYLKDGERNATTQAAYLKHLENVLTLAGESNAAARAQAIYDFEKAIATVHWDKNDSSDATKAYNKLTIAELTQAAPGFDWTTFIRGIGVKEDAILVAQPSAFTGEAKLIADAPIEVIRDLLIVRSLDSFSNVLPDAIANETFSFYEGVLSGTPEREERWKRAVDFTADTLGDAVGKDYVAKYYPPETKAVMDELVRNVVAAMGRRIDGLAWMQPATKVKARQKLANFTTKIGYPDQWKDYSKLVIRTDDLFGNALRANQFAHDDNIGHLGGPIRRWEWFMTPMTINAYANPVMNEIVFPAAILQPPFFDPHADPAINYGGIGAVIGHEVSHHFDDQGAKYDETGKLADWWTPEDVKAFEAAGQALIDQYGAYEVLPGEHLDGKFTLGENIGDLAGLTIAYDAYKASLNGKEAPVIDGLTGDQRFFLGWAQVWRRNYREQNLSQRITTDPHSPSTQRAWVVRNLDPWYKAYQIKEGQKLYLAPTNRVRIW
- a CDS encoding response regulator yields the protein MSRFDAALLGGLALLSVGLLFWATRDMVVAAGFVAGLAVAAGAAILLRRLFPAVAGGETALPDWTMLRLAVDHDDVAIAITDRAGRLVCANDLFATWMGGFATPPGLPLEGRGAELLKNAGRAAWRDGEGQVEELAIGALRLRAQVLRAGHAEDYLVWRFSAFERLDLVTEISRHLDGPAGRTLGQAGIMAALVNSEGRLRVANQAFLLRALGEGDQAHYAGRDVAPLLRLDDAGTLYFGREGDRAAPVRLIQIPLVPADSNGPVLLALLDEEIGVTDRGTAQTYVETLLSLLPFGLAMVDRDGRFLYMNRAFVRAAGLSEGKMPRYPGDIVVREDKGPLADMVRRHSSGQQVGGDLSIRLAAQGDEPVSMRIVGVRGLGEAAVLLSLKDSSEESRLKRQVAQASKMQAVGQLAGGVAHDFNNILTAVLGSCDLMLMRHTPGDSDYDDIQQIRSNANRAASLTRQLLAFSRQQTLRPQILQLPDVISEVSHLLKRLIGETVQLSVRHGRGLGAVRADPGQLEQVIINLAVNARDAMPGGGTLTMETYPVSSADVRAMGSEIMPPADYSALKVSDTGGGIPADVLPKIFEPFFTTKDVGKGTGLGLSTVYGIIKQSAGFIFADSKPGEGASFTIYLPVHRAESGASVAPPPPVKPKKSQWGTGTVLLVEDEDMVRAVAERALARAGYTVVTASQGEEGLERFAAMDKVDLIISDVMMPTMDGPTMVRALRAKQPTLPVLFMSGYAEEQLRQSIDIADVSFLPKPFSVAQLTEATSAALDAAAQRAAHG
- a CDS encoding response regulator, whose amino-acid sequence is MADARRILLVEDDVLIAMMLVDMFDALGFPEPAQAASVADALAVLDAEPIAAALIDINLGEAKGWPVADALAAQDIPFAFTSGGGDVIPPAHAHRKLVSKPFRLSEIETVLNEFFAG
- the recA gene encoding recombinase RecA, whose amino-acid sequence is MAGQLSLVESGKSVNSTDRQKALDAALAQIDRAFGKGSVMKLGSKEAMQVEAISTGSLGLDIALGVGGLPRGRVIEIYGPESSGKTTLALHTLAEAQKTGGTVAFVDAEHALDPVYARKLGVNIDELIVSQPDTGEQALEIVDTLVRSNAIDVLVVDSVAALVPRAEIEGEMGDSHVGLQARLMSQSLRKLTGSISRSRCMVIFINQLRMKIGVMYGNPETTTGGNALKFYASVRLDIRRTGQIKNGDEIVGNTTRVKVVKNKVAPPFKQVEFDIMYGQGISKIGEILDIGVKAGLVEKAGAWFSYDSIRIGQGRENAKNFLTENPELRERLEAAIRGRTDAVAEEMMAGPDDGDDI
- a CDS encoding agmatinase family protein; this translates as MSGYKHAMPAIRLFGLPTDVNSSFERGAAAGPAAIRTQLWSDRGNRASELGAELGTDIAFADDGNLPLTEDVARDDAAIRRHVVMTYENGEVPLALGGDHAVTFPLVTAAATCFGPLNILHIDAHPDLYDDFGGNPRSHASPFARICEAGHAARLVQVGIRTLNAHCREQAARFGVEIVPMTGFTPDAVPVLRGPLYVSIDLDGIDPSAAPGVAHPEPGGLTVRELLAVLHKQTAPIVGADIVEHHPGRDVGDVTAILGAKLVRELAALIDRNGPWRD